The following proteins come from a genomic window of Pseudomonas sp. MAG733B:
- a CDS encoding flagellar protein FlaG, whose amino-acid sequence MDMSVKLNLSYPAVAPQSAAPNAPVKQDQPKVEAVASSGSEPKRDDLEKAVTDIQEFVQAAQRKLDFSIDDSSGRVVVKVIATETGDVIRQIPSETALKLAQSLSDASSLLFDDKV is encoded by the coding sequence ATGGACATGAGCGTCAAGTTGAACTTGTCTTATCCGGCCGTTGCTCCTCAGAGTGCAGCGCCGAATGCCCCCGTCAAACAGGATCAGCCTAAGGTTGAAGCCGTTGCGTCATCGGGCTCCGAGCCCAAGCGCGACGACCTGGAGAAGGCCGTTACCGATATTCAGGAATTCGTTCAGGCTGCCCAGCGCAAACTGGATTTTTCCATTGATGATTCTTCCGGCCGGGTCGTGGTCAAGGTTATCGCCACCGAAACTGGTGACGTGATTCGCCAGATCCCTTCGGAAACCGCACTGAAACTGGCACAAAGCCTGTCGGACGCCAGTAGTTTGTTGTTTGACGACAAAGTCTGA
- a CDS encoding ketoacyl-ACP synthase III, producing the protein MIGIKNIASYVPTAGVDNYAQGAKFDKDETFILGKIGSAFLPRMDADQETSDLCVEAANALFAASPELKREAIDCLIVVTQNGDEEGLPHTAAIVQDKLGLPTHVAAFDISLGCSGYVYGIYAIKGFMEAAGLKNGLLITADPYSKIVDPEDRNTTMLFGDAATATWMGENAVWQLGKSKFGTDGSGAPHLKVTDGVFFMNGRQVFNFALLKVPAHLHELLDESNLQAGDIDAFCIHQGSAAIVDAVARRFEEGEPEKFVKDMLETGNTVSSSIPLLLQNHVFDSKWTRVAISGFGVGLSWGSAILYRG; encoded by the coding sequence ATGATTGGCATAAAAAATATAGCGAGTTACGTGCCGACAGCCGGGGTTGATAACTACGCCCAGGGTGCAAAGTTCGACAAGGACGAAACCTTTATCCTTGGCAAGATCGGCTCGGCATTTTTGCCGCGCATGGATGCCGATCAGGAAACTTCCGATCTGTGTGTCGAAGCCGCCAATGCGCTGTTCGCCGCCAGTCCTGAACTCAAGCGTGAAGCCATCGATTGCCTGATCGTCGTCACCCAGAACGGTGACGAAGAAGGATTGCCGCACACCGCCGCAATCGTTCAGGACAAATTGGGCTTGCCGACCCACGTCGCCGCTTTCGATATTTCCCTGGGCTGTTCCGGCTACGTCTACGGCATCTATGCGATCAAGGGCTTCATGGAAGCGGCAGGGCTGAAAAACGGCCTGCTGATCACCGCCGACCCGTATTCGAAGATCGTCGACCCGGAAGATCGCAACACCACCATGCTGTTCGGCGATGCCGCCACCGCCACCTGGATGGGTGAAAACGCGGTCTGGCAACTGGGCAAGTCGAAGTTCGGCACCGACGGTTCCGGCGCGCCGCACCTGAAAGTCACCGACGGTGTGTTCTTCATGAATGGCCGTCAGGTCTTCAACTTTGCACTGTTGAAAGTCCCGGCGCATTTGCATGAGCTGCTGGACGAGTCGAACTTGCAGGCTGGCGATATCGATGCCTTCTGCATTCACCAGGGCAGTGCGGCCATCGTCGATGCCGTGGCGCGCCGCTTCGAAGAAGGTGAACCGGAGAAGTTCGTCAAGGACATGCTTGAAACCGGCAATACGGTTTCATCCAGCATTCCGCTGCTACTGCAGAACCATGTGTTCGACTCCAAGTGGACCCGAGTCGCCATCAGCGGCTTTGGCGTAGGCTTGTCGTGGGGTTCGGCAATTCTCTATCGCGGTTGA
- the fliT gene encoding flagellar protein FliT — MSQALRRIEETREALIDALAARNWDAIGELDTACRECVDEVLSEAPIDEEALRSNLEGLLAVYKDLLTATMGERQAIVDEMTQINQAQNAAKVYHLFG, encoded by the coding sequence ATGAGTCAAGCACTGCGGCGCATAGAAGAAACCCGTGAAGCCCTGATCGACGCCCTGGCGGCGCGCAATTGGGATGCGATTGGCGAACTGGATACGGCCTGTCGTGAATGCGTTGACGAGGTGCTCAGCGAGGCGCCGATCGACGAAGAGGCATTGCGCAGCAATCTGGAAGGGTTGTTGGCGGTCTACAAAGACCTGCTGACTGCGACGATGGGTGAGCGCCAAGCGATAGTCGACGAGATGACGCAGATCAACCAAGCGCAAAACGCGGCAAAGGTTTACCATCTGTTTGGTTAA
- the fliS gene encoding flagellar export chaperone FliS, whose product MNPMRALRQYQKVNSHAQISEANPHRLVQLLMEGGLDRMAQAKGAMERGDIALKGLMMGKAVDIIIGLRDGLNPEKTDDPASLQQLDNLYAYMMTRLMEANRDNDAAIIDEVSGLLETLKSGWDAIANQSA is encoded by the coding sequence ATGAACCCCATGAGAGCCCTTCGCCAATATCAGAAGGTCAATTCCCATGCTCAGATCTCTGAAGCCAACCCTCATCGCCTGGTGCAGCTGCTGATGGAAGGCGGGCTGGATCGCATGGCCCAGGCCAAAGGCGCGATGGAGCGGGGCGACATCGCACTCAAGGGGTTGATGATGGGTAAGGCCGTGGACATCATCATTGGCCTGCGCGATGGCTTGAACCCGGAAAAAACCGACGATCCGGCATCGCTGCAGCAGCTCGACAATCTGTACGCCTACATGATGACGCGTCTGATGGAAGCCAATCGCGATAACGACGCGGCGATCATCGACGAGGTGTCGGGTTTGCTTGAAACCCTGAAAAGCGGTTGGGATGCCATTGCCAATCAATCGGCCTGA
- a CDS encoding flagellin has protein sequence MALTVNTNIASLNVQKNLTRSSDALQTSMQRLSSGLRINSAKDDAAGLQISNRLTSQINGLQTAIKNAGDGISIAQTAEGAMQESTNILQKMRTLALASANGSPSAEDRKSNNAEYSALTAELTRIATTTTFGGRNLLDGGFGTTAFQVGANANQTINMTLGDVSANNIGSQQLKSVAIPPSLAGVTGGAIAITGGGQTASITTVTGQSAKATAAQMNGAIGGLSATASTEAKFTVNTAAITGALPGTANFTIKVGSGTAVNIVGVTDTAGLADQLKSNAAKLGISVNFNSTTSNLEIKSDTGENIILNGGDASAIAGISIAAKDGAGSYGTAVAAAATAVQVTGAVSLNSTNSYSLNGAGATGLFVAAGTTVSSAKTVVSNTDVTTATNAQNAVDVITQAIANIDSQRADLGAVQNRFDSTVANLRSISDNSTAARGVIQDVDFASETAQLTKQQTLQQASTAILSQANQLPSAVLKLLQ, from the coding sequence ATGGCTTTAACAGTAAACACCAACATTGCATCGCTGAACGTTCAAAAGAACCTGACCCGTTCGTCCGACGCTCTGCAAACTTCGATGCAACGCCTGTCTTCCGGCCTGCGTATCAACAGCGCTAAAGATGACGCTGCTGGCCTGCAAATCTCCAACCGTCTGACCAGCCAGATCAACGGCCTGCAAACCGCTATCAAGAACGCCGGTGACGGTATCTCCATCGCGCAAACTGCTGAAGGCGCGATGCAAGAATCCACCAACATCCTGCAGAAAATGCGTACCCTGGCTCTGGCTTCCGCGAACGGCTCGCCAAGCGCTGAAGACCGTAAGTCGAACAACGCTGAATACTCGGCTCTGACCGCTGAATTGACCCGTATCGCTACCACCACTACCTTCGGTGGTCGTAACCTGCTGGACGGTGGTTTCGGTACTACCGCTTTCCAGGTCGGCGCCAACGCCAACCAGACCATCAACATGACTCTGGGCGACGTATCGGCTAACAACATCGGCTCCCAGCAGCTGAAATCCGTAGCCATCCCGCCTTCGCTGGCTGGTGTTACCGGTGGTGCAATCGCTATTACCGGTGGCGGCCAAACCGCTAGCATCACCACCGTTACTGGCCAGTCTGCCAAAGCTACCGCTGCTCAGATGAACGGCGCCATCGGTGGCCTGTCGGCTACTGCCAGCACTGAAGCCAAGTTCACTGTTAACACTGCAGCGATCACTGGTGCACTGCCAGGTACTGCGAACTTCACCATCAAGGTAGGTTCGGGTACTGCGGTCAACATCGTTGGTGTAACCGACACTGCTGGCCTGGCTGACCAATTGAAATCCAACGCCGCCAAACTGGGCATCAGCGTTAACTTCAACTCCACCACCAGCAACCTGGAAATCAAATCCGACACCGGTGAGAACATCATCCTGAACGGTGGTGACGCCAGCGCAATCGCCGGTATCTCGATCGCTGCCAAAGACGGTGCTGGCTCCTACGGCACTGCTGTTGCTGCTGCTGCAACTGCAGTTCAGGTGACTGGTGCAGTTTCCCTGAACTCCACCAACAGCTACTCGCTGAACGGCGCTGGTGCAACCGGTCTGTTCGTTGCCGCCGGTACTACCGTCAGCTCGGCTAAAACCGTTGTCAGCAACACCGACGTGACCACCGCCACCAACGCGCAAAACGCTGTTGACGTGATCACCCAGGCGATCGCCAACATCGACTCCCAGCGTGCTGACCTCGGTGCTGTACAAAACCGTTTCGACAGCACCGTTGCCAACCTGCGCAGCATCTCGGACAACTCCACTGCTGCTCGTGGCGTGATCCAGGATGTCGACTTCGCGTCGGAAACTGCTCAGCTGACCAAGCAACAAACCCTGCAACAGGCTTCCACCGCGATCCTGTCCCAGGCTAACCAGCTGCCATCCGCTGTACTGAAGCTGCTTCAGTAA
- the flgK gene encoding flagellar hook-associated protein FlgK: MSLLNIGMSGLSASHASLVTTGNNISNVDTVGYSRQQTVQNSKNSIQYGNVFIGTGTTLADVRRVYNSYLDAQLQTTTSLNSDAQAYLGQATQVDKLLSDSGTGVTKTLQSFFASLQTLAGNSNDNAARQALLTNAQGLSSRFNSISQQLSQQNTYINDQLGSMADQVNKLASTVAAYNKKIAEVSGSGGTPNELLDQRNETIRQLNELVGTQVTETEGRIDIYLGSGQPLVVGDVVNKLRVAPDPADPTRSSIIMDRNGSSVDITSVMSGGEMGGLVRYRNEVLAPAVNGLGRIAMVVADQVNKQLGQGLDQNGNFGAALFNNINSLKAIGERSIANANNNPASGNLNVTIKDTSKLAASDYQVTITATGYNVRRLSDNTDMGNFAFATPPAADPVIDGFSLSINSGTVAAGDSFKITPTRGAAADMTTVMTDTKTLATSAPLTSTKASGNDGTGAVSQPKLSTLLDIYDPVQRLEVQTAVKAAMPVRMLMTSATAYEVFDAKGTSIGTGSIVPGQNNDLNIAVPYTDAGGNAKTFNVAMTVSGSPASGDSFNISMTAADSTDNRNAQSLLALQTKATIGASATSPGVSFTEAYGGLVTTVGSLTKQAQLDGTATDTILTGARNARDSLSGVDLDEEAGNLTKYQQYYTASSQIIKTAQEIFSTLINAL, translated from the coding sequence ATGAGTTTACTCAACATCGGAATGTCGGGTTTGTCCGCTAGCCACGCATCGTTGGTGACTACCGGTAATAACATTTCCAACGTCGATACCGTCGGGTACTCGCGCCAGCAAACTGTACAGAACAGCAAGAATTCTATTCAGTATGGCAATGTGTTCATCGGCACCGGCACCACGCTGGCCGATGTGCGTCGGGTGTACAACAGCTACCTCGATGCACAGTTGCAGACCACCACTTCGCTCAACAGCGATGCGCAGGCTTATCTGGGGCAGGCCACCCAGGTCGACAAGTTGCTGTCCGACAGCGGTACCGGTGTGACCAAGACCCTGCAATCGTTCTTCGCGTCGTTGCAGACCCTGGCCGGCAACTCCAACGATAACGCCGCGCGCCAGGCATTGCTGACCAATGCCCAGGGTTTGAGCAGTCGCTTCAACTCGATCTCGCAGCAGCTGTCGCAGCAAAACACCTACATCAACGACCAGTTGGGTTCGATGGCCGATCAGGTCAACAAACTGGCGTCGACCGTGGCGGCGTACAACAAGAAGATCGCTGAAGTCAGCGGCTCGGGCGGTACCCCCAACGAACTGCTGGACCAGCGCAACGAAACCATTCGTCAGCTCAACGAGCTGGTCGGCACGCAGGTGACCGAGACCGAGGGTCGAATAGATATCTACCTGGGCAGTGGCCAGCCGCTGGTGGTCGGCGACGTTGTCAACAAATTGCGTGTGGCGCCGGACCCTGCCGATCCGACCCGTTCCTCGATCATCATGGATCGCAATGGCTCTTCAGTCGACATCACCAGCGTGATGAGCGGTGGGGAGATGGGCGGCCTGGTGCGTTATCGCAACGAAGTGCTTGCACCGGCGGTCAATGGCCTCGGTCGCATCGCCATGGTCGTCGCCGATCAGGTCAACAAGCAGTTGGGCCAGGGCCTGGACCAGAACGGCAACTTCGGCGCGGCGCTGTTCAACAACATCAACAGTTTGAAAGCCATCGGCGAGCGCAGCATCGCCAACGCCAACAACAATCCGGCGTCCGGCAACCTGAATGTCACCATCAAGGACACCAGCAAGCTGGCGGCCAGTGATTATCAGGTGACCATCACGGCGACGGGATATAACGTGCGTCGCCTGTCGGATAACACCGACATGGGCAACTTCGCCTTCGCTACACCGCCTGCCGCTGATCCTGTTATCGATGGCTTCAGCCTAAGCATCAATTCGGGCACCGTGGCCGCCGGCGATTCGTTCAAGATCACCCCGACCCGTGGCGCCGCCGCCGACATGACCACGGTCATGACCGACACCAAGACCCTGGCCACGTCCGCTCCGCTGACGTCCACCAAGGCCTCGGGCAATGACGGCACCGGTGCTGTCAGCCAGCCGAAACTGAGCACGCTCCTGGACATCTACGACCCGGTCCAGCGCCTGGAAGTGCAGACGGCGGTCAAGGCTGCGATGCCGGTTCGCATGTTGATGACCAGCGCCACCGCCTATGAAGTATTCGACGCCAAGGGCACCAGTATCGGCACTGGCAGCATCGTGCCGGGCCAGAACAACGACCTGAACATCGCGGTGCCATACACCGATGCCGGTGGCAACGCCAAAACCTTCAATGTGGCGATGACGGTCAGCGGCAGCCCTGCTTCCGGTGACAGTTTCAATATTTCCATGACGGCGGCCGACAGCACCGACAACCGCAATGCCCAGTCGCTGCTCGCGCTGCAAACCAAGGCTACTATCGGCGCCAGCGCCACCAGCCCGGGCGTGAGTTTTACCGAAGCCTATGGTGGTCTGGTAACGACTGTTGGTTCCCTGACCAAGCAAGCCCAGCTGGATGGCACGGCCACCGACACCATCCTGACCGGTGCGCGAAATGCCCGTGACTCGCTGTCGGGCGTCGACCTCGATGAAGAGGCGGGCAACCTGACCAAGTACCAGCAGTACTACACGGCCTCTTCGCAGATCATCAAGACTGCGCAGGAAATTTTCAGCACTCTGATCAATGCCCTTTAA
- a CDS encoding flagellar hook-associated protein 3, producing MRISTAQYYATTAANYSRNLNNVMKTAEQASSGVKLETAADDPVGAARLLQLEQQKAMLGQYTTNISALNTAQAQEESVLDSINNVLQKVSELAIRAGGGSLNDDDRKSIAAELKQSEEQLLSLMNSKDANGKFIFSGASNNTQPFVRNSDGTYSYQGDQTQLELKIGDSMSLGLNDTGWDVFQQAINAARSTTTMTAPAVNDGRVDLSPGLVSSGPAFDASFRNGQPYTMAFTSSTQFVITDALGNDVTAEATGGGKFDPNTKGGSDVTFRGVTFKLDITFQPGDTPADSASADAVIAGHSFQLAAKPDSFVANRAPGNASTAIISQTTVTNAADYESFFPEGGAVLKFTGPGTFELYTRPLTSTSTPVTTGTVVAGVATAAGVSFTLGGTPPTPAAGDQFDIAVNTHQTQNVLDTISQLRSALDSPTQGNPAAQRFLEDTVASAIANLNNSKNQVDLARGAIGARGNVMDMQAEQNTSSGLINESTGNGIKNTDPAEVLTRLTLQQTMLQAAQLAFAKVSQLSLFNKL from the coding sequence ATGCGTATTTCTACAGCACAGTATTACGCCACGACGGCTGCCAACTATTCTCGCAACCTCAACAATGTGATGAAGACCGCCGAGCAGGCCAGCAGCGGCGTGAAGCTCGAGACCGCGGCGGACGATCCTGTTGGTGCGGCCCGTCTGCTGCAACTCGAACAGCAAAAAGCCATGTTGGGTCAGTACACCACCAACATCAGCGCGTTGAACACGGCGCAGGCGCAGGAAGAAAGCGTGCTGGACAGCATCAACAACGTGCTGCAGAAAGTCAGTGAGTTGGCGATCCGCGCCGGTGGCGGTTCGTTGAACGACGATGACCGAAAATCCATCGCCGCCGAACTCAAGCAGTCCGAAGAGCAATTGCTGAGCCTGATGAACAGCAAGGACGCCAACGGCAAGTTCATCTTTTCCGGTGCGAGCAACAACACTCAGCCGTTCGTGCGCAACAGCGACGGCACCTACAGCTATCAGGGCGACCAGACCCAGCTGGAACTGAAGATCGGCGATTCGATGTCGCTGGGCCTGAACGATACCGGTTGGGACGTTTTCCAGCAGGCGATCAACGCTGCCCGCAGCACCACCACCATGACTGCACCGGCCGTCAATGACGGACGTGTGGACTTGTCCCCGGGGCTGGTCAGTTCCGGTCCGGCGTTCGATGCGAGCTTCCGCAACGGCCAGCCTTACACCATGGCGTTCACCAGCAGTACCCAGTTTGTGATTACCGATGCACTGGGTAATGACGTGACTGCCGAAGCGACTGGCGGTGGCAAGTTTGATCCGAATACCAAGGGAGGTTCCGACGTCACTTTCCGCGGTGTGACCTTCAAGCTGGATATCACTTTCCAGCCGGGCGACACCCCGGCTGACTCGGCATCCGCTGATGCGGTGATCGCCGGTCACAGCTTCCAGTTGGCGGCCAAGCCAGACAGCTTTGTCGCCAACCGCGCCCCGGGCAACGCCTCGACGGCGATCATTTCCCAGACGACGGTAACCAACGCTGCCGACTACGAGAGCTTTTTCCCTGAAGGCGGCGCGGTCCTGAAGTTCACCGGTCCCGGCACCTTCGAGCTGTACACCCGCCCATTGACCAGCACCAGCACCCCGGTCACCACCGGGACTGTGGTGGCTGGCGTGGCAACGGCGGCCGGTGTCAGCTTTACCTTGGGCGGTACGCCACCGACTCCGGCTGCAGGTGATCAGTTCGACATCGCGGTCAATACCCATCAGACCCAGAACGTGCTCGATACCATCAGCCAGCTGCGTTCGGCGCTCGACTCGCCGACCCAAGGCAACCCAGCCGCCCAGCGTTTCCTGGAAGACACGGTAGCGTCCGCCATTGCCAACCTGAACAACTCCAAGAACCAGGTCGACCTGGCGCGCGGAGCGATCGGTGCGCGGGGCAACGTGATGGATATGCAGGCAGAGCAGAACACGAGCTCCGGCCTGATCAACGAATCGACAGGTAACGGAATCAAGAATACCGACCCGGCGGAAGTGCTGACGCGCCTGACCTTGCAGCAGACCATGCTGCAGGCTGCGCAACTGGCGTTCGCCAAGGTTTCCCAGTTGAGCCTGTTCAACAAGCTTTGA
- a CDS encoding sigma-54 dependent transcriptional regulator, translated as MWRETKILLIDDDSVRRRDLAVILNFLGEENLPCGSHDWQQAVGSLSSSREVICVLIGTVNAPGALMGLLKTLATWDEFLPVLLMGDNSSIDLPDDQRRRVLSTLEMPPSYSKLLDSLHRAQVYREMYDQARERGRHREPNLFRSLVGTSRAIQHVRQMMQQVADTDASVLILGESGTGKEVVARNLHYHSKRREAPFVPVNCGAIPAELLESELFGHEKGAFTGAITSRAGRFELANGGTLFLDEIGDMPLPMQVKLLRVLQERTFERVGSNKTQSVDVRIIAATHKNLESMIEIGTFREDLYYRLNVFPIEMAPLRERVEDIPLLMNELISRMEHEKRGSIRFNSAAIMSLCRHGWPGNVRELANLVERMAIMHPYGVIGVVELPKKFRYVDDEDEQLVDSLRSDLEERVAINGHTPDFTANAMLPPEGLDLKDYLGGLEQGLIQQALDDANGIVARAAERLRIRRTTLVEKMRKYGMSRRDGDEQADD; from the coding sequence ATGTGGCGTGAAACCAAAATTCTGCTGATAGATGACGATAGCGTCCGCCGCCGCGACCTGGCGGTGATTTTAAATTTTCTCGGTGAAGAAAATTTACCCTGCGGTAGCCACGACTGGCAGCAGGCTGTCGGCTCTTTATCGTCTAGTCGTGAAGTGATCTGTGTCCTCATCGGGACGGTCAATGCTCCTGGTGCACTCATGGGCTTGCTAAAGACACTCGCGACATGGGATGAGTTCCTTCCGGTTTTGTTAATGGGCGATAATTCTTCCATTGACCTGCCGGACGACCAGCGTCGCCGGGTACTTTCGACGCTCGAAATGCCGCCCAGTTACAGCAAACTGCTCGACTCGCTGCACCGTGCCCAGGTCTACCGTGAAATGTACGACCAGGCCCGCGAGCGCGGTCGCCATCGCGAACCCAATCTTTTCCGCAGCCTTGTCGGCACCAGCCGGGCGATCCAACACGTCCGTCAGATGATGCAGCAAGTCGCCGACACCGACGCCAGCGTGCTGATCCTTGGCGAGTCCGGGACCGGCAAGGAAGTGGTCGCGCGCAACCTGCATTACCATTCCAAGCGCCGTGAAGCGCCGTTCGTGCCGGTCAACTGCGGGGCGATCCCGGCTGAGCTGCTCGAAAGCGAATTGTTCGGTCATGAGAAGGGCGCCTTCACCGGTGCGATCACCAGCCGCGCGGGGCGTTTCGAACTGGCCAACGGCGGCACCCTGTTCCTCGATGAAATCGGCGACATGCCGCTGCCGATGCAGGTCAAGTTGCTGCGCGTATTGCAGGAGCGCACCTTCGAACGCGTGGGCAGCAACAAGACCCAGAGCGTCGACGTGCGCATCATTGCGGCGACCCACAAGAATCTCGAAAGCATGATCGAGATCGGTACCTTCCGCGAAGATTTGTACTACCGCTTGAACGTGTTCCCGATCGAGATGGCGCCGCTGCGTGAGCGCGTCGAAGATATCCCGCTGTTGATGAACGAACTGATCTCGCGCATGGAGCATGAGAAGCGCGGTTCGATCCGTTTCAACTCCGCCGCCATCATGTCGCTGTGTCGTCACGGCTGGCCGGGCAACGTCCGCGAGCTGGCGAACCTGGTGGAGCGCATGGCGATCATGCATCCGTATGGGGTGATCGGCGTGGTCGAGTTGCCGAAGAAATTCCGCTACGTCGACGACGAAGACGAGCAACTGGTCGACAGCTTGCGCAGCGATCTTGAAGAGCGGGTGGCCATCAACGGTCATACCCCGGACTTCACGGCCAACGCCATGCTGCCGCCGGAAGGCCTGGACCTGAAGGACTACCTCGGTGGTCTGGAGCAAGGCTTGATCCAGCAGGCGCTGGACGATGCCAATGGCATTGTGGCTCGCGCCGCCGAACGTCTGCGTATCCGTCGCACCACACTGGTGGAAAAGATGCGCAAGTACGGCATGAGCCGTCGTGACGGAGATGAGCAGGCGGATGATTGA
- the fliD gene encoding flagellar filament capping protein FliD gives MAGTTVSGIGSNIDTQSIVKSLVDAERAPKQTQINNQTLKATTSLSSIGKIQAALDAFRSALDNMKTASSFSGLSGTSSDEKVATVTTGNGAAAGSFSLLVTKLATASKISTQVYAGGASSVVNAGSVPTTLSIKQGSDTFDVSIPAGATLQQVRDSINSQYANKGLSANILTDASGSRMVLTSTTTGVGSDLTLSGNSGLQTGVTVLAPPQNAEYVLDGVSMISKTNNIADAVSGITLKLTGVSPTPSGGGPATAATITVSASTATLKSAVKGFVDTYNALIKASNSETQVTTNPDGSVTSGALTGDASLRSLMSSVRTELNAMGGTGDLKSLAQFGVKTDQKTGLLSVDDKLFDAAALTNAADINGIFTGDTGLLARMKSATDSFALSKTGVFAARSATLTDSLNDLKKQQDSLDARMASLQTSLTAKYTAMDSLVAKLRAQSDSIMTTLNALNNPKDN, from the coding sequence ATGGCGGGTACAACGGTTAGCGGTATTGGTTCGAACATCGATACCCAGTCGATCGTGAAGTCTTTGGTGGACGCGGAACGCGCGCCCAAGCAAACGCAGATCAACAATCAGACGCTGAAAGCAACCACCTCGCTGTCGTCCATCGGCAAAATCCAGGCAGCGCTGGACGCCTTCCGCAGCGCACTGGACAACATGAAAACCGCCTCCAGCTTCAGTGGCTTGAGCGGTACTTCTTCCGATGAAAAGGTCGCCACCGTGACTACCGGTAACGGTGCGGCGGCGGGCAGTTTCTCGCTGTTGGTCACCAAGCTGGCAACCGCCTCGAAGATTTCCACCCAGGTTTACGCCGGTGGTGCGTCTTCGGTGGTCAACGCCGGTTCCGTGCCGACCACGCTGAGCATCAAGCAGGGCAGCGACACGTTCGACGTCAGCATTCCTGCGGGCGCGACCTTGCAGCAAGTGCGCGACTCGATCAACTCGCAGTACGCCAACAAAGGGCTGAGCGCCAACATCCTGACCGACGCTAGCGGCTCTCGCATGGTGTTGACCTCGACCACGACCGGTGTTGGCTCGGATCTGACGCTGTCGGGCAACTCGGGCCTGCAGACAGGTGTCACTGTCCTGGCTCCGCCGCAGAACGCCGAGTACGTTCTCGACGGTGTGTCCATGATCTCCAAGACCAATAACATCGCCGACGCGGTGAGCGGGATCACGCTCAAACTGACCGGCGTATCGCCGACGCCTTCCGGTGGTGGTCCAGCGACGGCGGCAACCATCACTGTGTCTGCGAGCACTGCGACACTGAAGTCGGCGGTCAAGGGTTTCGTCGATACCTACAACGCCCTGATCAAGGCTTCGAATTCCGAGACTCAAGTCACCACCAATCCTGATGGTTCTGTGACTTCAGGCGCTCTCACGGGCGATGCCTCCTTGCGTTCATTGATGTCGTCGGTGCGTACCGAGTTGAACGCGATGGGCGGGACAGGGGATTTGAAGTCTCTCGCTCAGTTTGGCGTCAAGACTGATCAGAAAACCGGGTTGCTGTCCGTCGACGATAAATTGTTCGATGCCGCCGCACTGACTAATGCCGCTGACATCAACGGCATCTTTACCGGTGACACCGGTTTGCTGGCGCGTATGAAGTCCGCCACCGACAGCTTTGCCCTGAGCAAGACCGGTGTGTTCGCTGCCCGTTCGGCAACCCTGACCGACAGCCTGAATGACTTGAAAAAGCAGCAGGACTCCCTCGACGCGCGCATGGCCAGCCTGCAAACCAGCCTGACGGCCAAGTACACCGCGATGGACTCCCTTGTGGCCAAGCTGCGGGCACAGAGCGACAGCATCATGACCACGCTCAATGCGCTGAACAATCCGAAAGACAACTGA